Proteins encoded together in one Kutzneria kofuensis window:
- a CDS encoding macro domain-containing protein — MAVIEVVLGDIVDQDVDAIVTAANESLLGGGGVDGAIHRAAGPRLAEAGGAIGPCDPGDAKATPAFDLAPVRYVIHTVGPVWEGGSYGEADVLTSCYRRCLEVADDLRVRSIAFPSIATGLYGFPTTQAARIARATLAATPTAVELIRLVAFDDETYQALSG, encoded by the coding sequence ATGGCCGTGATCGAAGTTGTGCTGGGGGACATCGTCGACCAGGACGTGGACGCCATCGTCACCGCCGCCAACGAGTCGCTGCTCGGTGGCGGCGGGGTCGACGGCGCCATCCACCGCGCCGCCGGCCCGCGTCTGGCCGAGGCCGGCGGTGCCATCGGTCCCTGCGATCCCGGCGACGCCAAGGCCACCCCCGCCTTCGACCTGGCGCCCGTCCGGTACGTGATCCACACCGTCGGCCCCGTCTGGGAGGGCGGCTCGTACGGCGAGGCCGACGTCCTCACCTCCTGCTACCGCCGATGCCTCGAAGTCGCCGACGACCTCCGCGTTCGCAGCATCGCCTTCCCCTCCATCGCCACCGGCCTCTACGGCTTCCCCACCACCCAGGCCGCGCGGATCGCCCGCGCCACCCTCGCCGCCACGCCGACCGCAGTGGAGCTCATCCGCCTCGTCGCCTTCGACGATGAGACCTACCAGGCACTGTCCGGCTGA
- the dusB gene encoding tRNA dihydrouridine synthase DusB, translating to MSTSARTLRIGPHTVDPPVVLAPMAGITNTAFRQLCRQYGAGLYVCEMITSRALVERDATTMHMITFHPDEQPRSLQLYGVDPVTMGKAVQMIVDEDLADHIDMNFGCPVPKVTRKGGGAALPYKRRLFGDIVAAAVRAAEPAGIPVTVKFRIGIDDENLTYLDAGRIAEAEGAQAVALHARTASQRYSGKADWTAIARLKEAVTTIPVLGNGDIFKAQDALDMVAATGCDGVVVGRGCLGRPWLFGELQAAFRGEPLPAGPNLGEVAKVLRRHAELLTEHYDEHKGLRDLRKHMAWYLHGFPVGSTLRRAFAMVSSLAELDELIGQLDHDVPFPVEAEGPRGRQGSAAKVVLPEGWLDDPEDASVPAGAEMMHSGG from the coding sequence ATGAGCACTTCGGCGAGGACCCTGCGGATCGGCCCACACACGGTCGACCCGCCGGTGGTGCTCGCGCCGATGGCGGGAATCACCAACACCGCGTTCCGTCAGCTGTGCCGGCAGTACGGGGCGGGGCTGTACGTCTGCGAGATGATCACCAGCCGGGCGTTGGTGGAGCGCGATGCCACGACGATGCACATGATCACCTTCCACCCGGACGAGCAGCCCAGGTCGCTGCAGCTGTACGGGGTGGACCCGGTGACCATGGGCAAAGCGGTGCAGATGATCGTGGACGAGGACCTGGCCGACCACATCGACATGAACTTCGGCTGCCCGGTGCCGAAGGTGACCCGCAAGGGCGGGGGCGCGGCGCTGCCGTACAAGCGGCGGCTGTTCGGGGACATCGTGGCGGCGGCGGTCAGAGCGGCGGAGCCGGCGGGGATTCCGGTGACGGTGAAGTTCCGCATCGGCATCGACGACGAGAACCTGACGTACCTGGACGCGGGCCGCATCGCGGAGGCGGAGGGGGCGCAAGCGGTTGCGCTGCACGCCCGGACGGCATCGCAGCGGTACTCGGGCAAGGCGGACTGGACGGCGATCGCCCGGCTGAAGGAAGCCGTGACGACGATCCCGGTGCTGGGCAACGGGGACATCTTCAAGGCCCAGGACGCGCTGGACATGGTGGCGGCGACGGGCTGCGACGGCGTGGTGGTGGGCCGGGGCTGCCTGGGGCGGCCGTGGCTGTTCGGGGAGCTGCAGGCGGCCTTCCGAGGCGAGCCGCTGCCGGCGGGCCCGAACCTGGGCGAGGTGGCGAAGGTGCTGCGCCGGCACGCGGAACTGCTGACGGAGCACTACGACGAGCACAAGGGCCTGCGCGACCTGCGCAAACACATGGCCTGGTACCTGCACGGCTTCCCGGTGGGCTCGACGCTGCGCCGGGCCTTCGCGATGGTGTCGAGCCTGGCCGAGCTGGACGAGCTGATCGGGCAGCTGGACCACGACGTGCCGTTCCCGGTCGAGGCGGAGGGTCCCCGCGGCCGCCAGGGCTCGGCGGCCAAGGTGGTGCTGCCGGAGGGCTGGCTGGACGACCCGGAGGACGCGAGCGTGCCGGCGGGCGCCGAGATGATGCACAGCGGTGGCTGA
- a CDS encoding GGDEF domain-containing protein — translation MTASSQPDVSEPSGQQADGGLVNLHEKLAGLLASRGQWREAYDHLRSALDLIYQDSAGHAPPVPEQLRREVDRLRREHAEAHEQSIRDSLTASYNRRYLDQRLVAMLSEQTGALAVALVDLDWFKQVNDRYGHLVGDRVLQQVVELLQVELPEPAFCARYGGEEFVLVLPDTDHATAIEIAEAARARVERHDWSAMAPGLRVTVSAGVAHEVGGTCENGAEHQLLQADSLLYSAKQSGRNAVAYREDGRVRLAGPAAGRRAIADVRVAEHY, via the coding sequence GTGACCGCGTCATCACAGCCCGACGTCTCCGAACCGAGCGGCCAACAGGCCGACGGCGGACTGGTGAACCTGCACGAGAAGCTCGCGGGCCTGCTCGCCTCCCGCGGCCAGTGGCGCGAGGCCTACGACCACCTGCGGTCCGCGCTCGACCTGATCTACCAGGACAGCGCCGGTCACGCGCCGCCGGTGCCGGAGCAGTTGCGCCGCGAGGTGGACCGGCTGCGCCGCGAACACGCCGAGGCGCACGAGCAGAGCATCCGCGACAGCCTCACCGCCAGCTACAACCGCCGCTACCTGGACCAACGCCTGGTCGCGATGTTGAGCGAGCAGACCGGCGCGCTCGCGGTCGCGCTGGTCGACCTGGACTGGTTCAAGCAGGTAAACGACCGCTACGGGCACCTGGTGGGGGACCGGGTCCTCCAACAAGTCGTGGAACTTCTGCAGGTGGAACTGCCGGAGCCGGCCTTCTGTGCCCGCTACGGCGGCGAGGAGTTCGTGCTGGTGCTGCCCGACACCGACCACGCGACGGCGATCGAGATCGCCGAGGCGGCCCGGGCGCGGGTCGAGCGGCACGACTGGTCGGCGATGGCGCCGGGCCTGCGGGTCACGGTCAGCGCCGGCGTCGCCCACGAGGTGGGCGGCACCTGCGAGAACGGGGCCGAGCACCAGCTGCTGCAGGCCGACAGCCTGCTCTATTCGGCCAAGCAGTCGGGACGGAACGCGGTCGCCTACCGCGAGGACGGCCGGGTGCGGTTGGCCGGGCCGGCCGCCGGGCGCCGGGCGATCGCCGATGTTCGGGTGGCCGAGCACTACTGA
- a CDS encoding toll/interleukin-1 receptor domain-containing protein has product MAAIFINYRSQSEAYAAALLDERLSKRFGSNQVFRASRSIDAGEDYELAITRAIEQCAAMLVIVGPNWSQHFTKGADTDWVLQEITKAMALTIPIIPVLLSKVDRLRAEEVPTELAKLARVQYLRFDYRNLDQDAEKIAQELAGSVSPPPPRRRWRFRKKGR; this is encoded by the coding sequence TTGGCGGCGATCTTCATCAACTACCGTAGTCAGAGCGAGGCGTACGCCGCCGCGCTGCTGGACGAAAGGCTGTCGAAGCGATTCGGCTCGAACCAGGTCTTCCGCGCAAGTCGCTCGATCGACGCCGGCGAGGACTACGAGCTGGCGATAACAAGAGCGATCGAGCAATGCGCGGCAATGCTCGTGATCGTCGGACCCAACTGGTCACAGCACTTCACCAAGGGGGCCGACACGGACTGGGTGCTGCAGGAGATCACGAAGGCTATGGCGCTCACGATTCCGATCATCCCGGTCCTGCTCTCCAAGGTCGACCGGCTCCGCGCCGAGGAGGTGCCGACCGAGCTGGCGAAACTCGCCCGGGTGCAGTATCTGCGCTTCGACTACCGCAACCTCGACCAGGACGCCGAGAAGATCGCGCAAGAACTGGCCGGATCGGTTTCCCCACCGCCGCCGCGCCGTAGATGGCGGTTCCGCAAGAAGGGTCGATGA